The DNA segment acTGAGGAATGAGTTCAGAGTCTTATTCATCTTAGGTGATCACTATAACACTAAGCTATATCACCATCCCAAATACCTACATGTCTTGAAAGTCATTCTCAATCTAGCTTTAATTATGAGATATATGTGGTTCTTGGTTTTTTTAGTAATAATTACATTTCAGAAAATACTAATAAGAAGTACAGTGTACACTACTCCATTGATCTACCTAGAGTTCTTTATTTGGTTGTGTCTTTTGGGTTAATATACATTTgtgaataaatatatgcatatgtatacacatatgtgtatatacttatatacacatGAACGCAGTATGAATGGCATTCTCACATGATTGGATATACCATGTgaattatagttttcattttttgatttcAGCAGGCCATGTAGGTTACTTCCTTTTTTAATTGTCATGAGAACTTTCATCACATTATTTTAGAAGTGATAATTTATTTGagcattcttttgtttattacCCTCAtttacattattcataatatttctATATTACAAACGAAGGTGAATAAACATAATCTTAGTGTGATATTGCCAACCCCAATATCACTGTCAGTTCCAAGCACTGAAACACCTGGTCAACAAATATGAACATTTCAGCATTTGATGGATATTATGAAATTGTTGTCCAAAATATCATAAAGTAGCTATTCCCACTATACTCAGGAATCTTTAAGCTTCTCTTACTATTATTTACAGTGTTCATAATAGTAATCTGTACATAGACCACTGAAATATCTCCATGTGACAACAGGGAAAAAGGTACGAGAGCGCAGTGCTCTCTAAGCCATGACTCctcttttcctgccttcccttgtattctcactgactctattcttctttgatgccttcttcagatttgccaacatgaaggagtacatcttcaagttcagtggcCTGATTTGCAGTACATCAGCTTTGGTGTTTGAAATCATCCTTGCAAACAGCAAATGCTGGCGCCTGTGGGAGTTTAACAACAAGCTTGTGCAATTTGTGTCAATTGGACTCTGGGAAGCTTATTACACTCAGGACTTTAACATCTCTGGGTCTATGACCAGGATGGTGGTTCACACCCCTATCAATGAAACCTGGAACAAGTCATCGGAATTTCAATATGTACAAGTCCTGATAGCATGGGCCATATTGATGAAAATCCTAGTCCTGATTTTCACTTCAGTGGCCATTAAGATCAGCTGCATGGAGGACCCATTCATTGAGATACAGCTGTTTTGCTACAAGATGTCTGCCATAATTTTGGCTGTGAGCAGCCTTTTCACTCTTGttactgtgaccttgaaccacctCGTAGACATGTATGGGCAAACCACACTTGACTTTCCACCTGACTTTCCCGTAAAGAAAGAAgacattataaagaaacactgcaCAAAGGTGCTCCCAATGGGTGTCCTGACAGCCACAATGTCGCTCTTTGGTGTCATTTCGTTCCTCTATGAGATGATCTTCTTGACAATACAGAGTCGGGTGAGGGCACCATGTGCTTCCAAACTGGCTGAGCAAAAGGCCTGAAGTGAGGGCTTTGGCATTTGTAACATCTGCCAAGAgaatccttgaagaaattgcCCATTTTCACCAGTACTATGCAATCACCAACTcattccaaataaaatatcaacttggTTTCTGGGGTGTATCTAAATTGTATATCCTCCCTTCCTGTCAAATATActcctttctttaaatgttttctcattCTAACCTCTGTGGGTGATGATCATGTCTTTGGATACTGCTAACAAGCAGTAGCAGGCAAGAGTACTGGTGAAATGTAAGTTGCTTAAATAAACATGACATACACAAGGTGAAAGAGGTTTGTAAGTAAACTGACacctcaacacacatacacaagaacccCACATTCCTGTGTGGAAACACTTAAGTACTCAGATCTCTGGAGGGGagagctggatgtctcagccttGGCACTTTTGGCAATATGGGATGCTCTCTTGAAGTAAGAAGCCAATGCTGTACACTGAAGATGCCATTGCCATCTGCAGCCTGTCTCTACTAGAAAGCAGTAGCCATATCCTAATTCCCTGGTTGTGAAGATCACAAAAGGCCAGGCATCTCCACTGTGCTCTGGTGGGCCATGTGGTATGCAGAAGACAGGACCACTTGTCagagttggttttcttgttttatcaTCTCCACCACTGTGTTCAATCTCACATTATAAGGCTTGAtggcacacactcttacacagtgAGCAATCTCACCTACCTCAAGTTTATTGCTTTTAAGATACAATATTCTCCCCCTTGTTGCTATAAGTTGAAGTTCATTTCattatgcaaaatacatttattccATCTTTCAAACAGTCCCATGTTTCTTTGAGAGTCCAGTGTCTTTTTTGGGACTTGGCAGGATTTCAACAGTGAGACCCTGGACAATCATAAATCGACTCCCAGACTTCTAACATAAAATGGTACAGAGTAAACATTACCATTATAAAAGGGAGGAGTGTGCGCACGGGATGCTCACATTGGATGGGAGTGGTTGAGTGGTCTCTCCAGACAAACCGGAAAGCACCTTGGGCCCAACACTCGCAGTTGCCTTCCTGATACACAGAACTTGCAGACACGGAGCCCGGTGTCAGGAAGTCAAAGAtactctgcttctctggagaAGTGTGTGATAATGTACAGTGTGTGTACACAGAGGGAACAGTTGGTCAGAAGTGGCTTCTTGGTTCCCCAAGGGGAAAGACTGGCTTTGTAatgatcattttccttatttattttattaacctGGTGGAGTCTGAGCATTACATGAAGTGCTGGTGATTCTGTCAGCAAATCTCAgcatattttattagttttttggcAGAAGTagtctgttgtttgtttctgtttttaaggtGAACTGAAAATTCTAGCTGAAATCACTAAGATAATCATGAGATGATTGCAGTGAGCGGGCTGACACGGTCAGGAGGAGCTGTCCCTGGCTGAATGTTTGCTCTTTGTCATAGTTTGtcacttgcttttttttaagctttaattTCAGAATGATCAAGGAACCCCGTGTGATGCTGGCATGTTGTCGGCCAGAACACCAAACTCCTCACAGCTGTGTTGTTTTGATCTCTAGCCTTGGGATGGACTGCTAGATTCTTCAGAATCCCAGCAGCCGGGAGCAGCTAGAGCCCTTTGCAAGATGACACTTTGGGGAGGTAGACCAGTAATCCAGAAAAGAAGCCCCTCCCCTCCTGACTGGCACATCTGTTAGAACGGTGTTCAGAAGCTTCTGACAGGAGTCTCCTGTATGTCTGAGCATCAAGTAGCTTGGCAGTGGCTGAATATAACTTGTAGAAAGCAACTGAGGATTATAGTCCAAGTCACAGCAGCCAGGCTCTGGATAGTCCATCTCACTGCATTCTTCATGCGGTGGTGGTGGCCTGCTGATAAGCCCCTAATTTTCTAAGGTAATTTTACTAAAACTGTTGACTGAGAagcaaacagcaaaaagaaatgttttgtgcTGCTATTATTAACATTTACTTTCTGTACCTTTTAGCTCAGTAAATGACTTCATCTGTTCGTCCAATAAGCATGATTGTAAAAGTGTCACTTAGCTAATCGGACTTCGTAGACAGATGTGCTGGGAGAAGAAGATGACCTTTTGACAGACTCATTTTATGGTGTCTGAAGCCTTACCCTGGCTGGGGTTTGTGATCTGCAGGCTTAACCCAGAGAACACAAGTAGGAGCGTTGGGGGGTCAGGGCCATTGAGAGCACGTGATGTTGAGGGCTTAAACAAAATTGTGTTGGAATCCAGAACTGCGTTTTTTGCAGCTTTGTGttcaaagaaaaagcataaagtATGGCTGAGTTCTCGAGGCTGCCTCATGCAGCCCTGAAGTACGGTCTTGTTTGCTTGCACACACTTTTTGAATTTAAGGCATATGCAGGAAAAGACATAGTTAAGTTCTGGATGGTGGCAAGTTCTAGCAAGTTTGCTAAGCTCCTGGCAGCCAGCCACGCCCTGCTCAGGTCTGCCCGGGGCAGTCTGCGGGTGAGGACCACTTACTAGCTGTTGGCTCTAACTCTGTTTTATTCTTAGTGCAGAAGGACCTAagtaaaacattttgaattttatcAGAAACTTTATcagtaaactttaaaaacatacagGGTTTGGGTTGGGGACTGGGAATATCAGGTATAGGAAGTAAAGAAGGTGACCCGCCCCCAGCACACGTTTCAAGGTGATCGTTCTTTGCCtgcaatgatgatgatgagggcAGATGCAGGTGTGAACAAGGCTAGTTGCTGTGTAATTATGTACATGTTTGCTGGGGCAGCTGTCCCAAATTTTGTATATTAGAACAAAAGTTTCTATGAATTATCATAACTAAAAGTAAATATTCTAAGTTAAGCCCCACTTCTGGGTCATGTGGCTTCTGTCAAAGGAATTTTACCTTTAGAAGGTCACTGAAGACAGGAGCCATGTGGCTTAGGAAGGGGGCAAGGAAATGTGCTGTAGTGGCCTTCCGGCCTCAGCCATCAGTGGAGGGTTTTCCTTAACTTGATGGCCATAGGAAGACCTCACTTTCAAATCCTCCTGATACTTTCTGTAACGATGCTTTTCCTTAAAGATTCTCTTCATGAGGGAtgtggctgggagctgggaggcaaGGTGCTGGAGTCCTAGCTCTCTGGTAAACtcaactgtgtgaccttgggcaagtcacttaccctctctgtgcttcagttcccTCCTGTAAATGGGAGTAATACCTACCTCACAGGGTTATTGTGGGGATGAATTCGAGATCCTGTCTGTAACGCATTTAAGGTTCTTGAAGAAGGCGCTTTATAAATACAAAGTCTTATCtattaaagttgaaaaaaaataaaatggtacaGAATAAATATTACCATTATAAAAGGGAGGAGTGCGGACATGGTAAGGGAAGAGTGTCTTGAATGAAGACCTACACCCAAGAGAGAAAAATCTGAATCCCGAAGCTCTATATTATACCTGTCATCTAGTGATATGATGGTATGTATCATTTTGGAGTCAAGGGCCTGAAGGAACCCTGGCCTTCCAGTTTTACTGGCTGTAGCACTATaacctttacttctttctctctttccttttttctttctctctttccttctttccttccttctttccttctttctttccttctttctttctttctttctttctttctttctttctttctttctttctttctttctttctttctttctttctttctctctttctctctctctctctttcttccttccttccttccttccttcctttctctctgtctctatctgtctttctccctctctctcatttcttggatttttgagacagggtttttctgtgaaacagagTCACGGGTGtgcttgaacttactctgtagaactGGCTTGCCTCAAACatatagagattcacctgcctgtgcctcctgagagcgaggattaaaggtgtgtgccaccattgcccggcttgaAGCCTCTTTCTTGAGCTCTCTACAATATATACATGTAGCTTTCCATGCCAAGCACATCAAGGGCCTGTCTTCCAACATTCTACTGTCTCCATTGAAGCATCAagttcatattcagtttcatgaagGGGTCTTCTAGTATTACTGGATGGCCTTCATGGGTCTCAAGCCATGATATACATTACATGAACTTAGGGGTTCTGAAACTGTGAATCAAGATTCTATTTACCATATAATCTTGAGTTTGTGCTTAATGAAAATTCAGTACCACATGGAATATTCTCCCCAATTCTTTGGCAGGTTATGATGGAATGGGATGGAACCTGGCTATGCTggatagggtttttttgttttgttttttgtttttggggtttttgtcaCCTTGATGCAGTCTTGATTCATCTGAAAGAGTAAACTTTAGTTGAGTGAATGCCTTCAGGAAACTGGCCTTTAAGAGAGTGtgtggaagctgggtgtggtggttcacaccattgatctcagcacttagaaggcagaggcagtggttCTCTAtggattcgaggccagcctgtcctacagagcaagttccaggacaggcagggcacacagaaaaaccctgtctcaaaaaagcaaaacaaagaaaaatagaaagtgtgTGGATCATTCTCTTGAGGAATGATTATCCTGGGAGGATCTAGTTCACTGTGTGTGATACATGTGTTCGAGA comes from the Peromyscus maniculatus bairdii isolate BWxNUB_F1_BW_parent chromosome X, HU_Pman_BW_mat_3.1, whole genome shotgun sequence genome and includes:
- the LOC143270863 gene encoding uncharacterized protein LOC143270863; translated protein: MDLLIQNTQRFANMKEYIFKFSGLICSTSALVFEIILANSKCWRLWEFNNKLVQFVSIGLWEAYYTQDFNISGSMTRMVVHTPINETWNKSSEFQYVQVLIAWAILMKILVLIFTSVAIKISCMEDPFIEIQLFCYKMSAIILAVSSLFTLVTVTLNHLVDMYGQTTLDFPPDFPVKKEDIIKKHCTKVLPMGVLTATMSLFGVISFLYEMIFLTIQSRVRAPCASKLAEQKA